AACGGCCGTTTCCGCCAGCCCGCGGACTTGTGGACTCCGACCTTCAACGATCCAGTCGGCGGCAGCCTGCTCTGGGTCTATGAAGGGCAGACCGAATATTGGGGACGCGTGCTGGCGGCGCGCTCGGGCATGCGGTCGCGCCAGGAGACGCTGGACAAGCTAGCGCTCGATGCCGCCACCGTCGCCAATCGCCCCGGCCGCGCGTGGAAGTCCCTCACCGACAGCACCAACGACGCGATCTACATGGCCGGCCACCATGTCGGCTGGCGCGACTGGCAACGCCGAGAGGACTATTATCCCGAAGGCGTGCTGCTCTGGCTCGACGTCGATGCCCGGCTGCGCGAGCTCAGCGGCAACCAGCGGAGCCTCGACGATTTCGCGAAGCGCTTCTTTCACGCCGCCCGGCCCGACGGGGTCGTCTCGACCTACACGTTCGACGACGTCTGCCGCACGCTCGACACGATCGCGCATGACGACTGGCATGCCCTCCTGACGCGCCACCTCGACACCCACGACGACTCCGAGGCGACCGCCGGTCTTGCTCGCGCGGGATGGCGTCTTGTCTACACGGCGGTGCCGAGCGACACCTTCCTGCAGAACGAAGCCGAAGCGGGCGGGCTCGATCTCGACTATTCGATCGGTGCCATCGTCGACGACGAGGGCGTCGTAGACAGTGTCGCCTGGGACAGTCCCGCGTTCCGCGCGGGCCTGTCACCGGGAACGCGCATCCTGACGGTGGATGGCACGCCCTATTCCCGCGAGGCTCTGCGCCTCGCCACGGCGCGATCGACGGCGATGATCCGGCTGGAGATATCGACGGATGGCGAACGGCGTTCGCTCGGGATCAACTATGCAGGCGGTCTTCGCTACCCGCATCTGGAACGGATCGCGGGATCACCCGACCGCCTCAGCGCATTGCTGATGAGCCGATGACGGTTCCGCCGGATCATGCCAGCGACGCGATCGGCGCCGGTGGGATGACGACCTAGCCGCACATTCTCCGATCGCAGCTC
This genomic window from Sphingomonas abietis contains:
- a CDS encoding M61 family metallopeptidase, with translation MPISKDQPFAGAITLAVDAADTARGIVSVNETIPVQAAGDLVLLYPQWETASHAPTVPLASLTGLEISIDGRRVEWRRDPVDVYAFHVTVPAGARSVTLGFKIIADRDTLHHDRIDLQWQRMLLYPAGWFTRDLPVSASLHVPAGMTAFTALDRIGPDAADLHFATTPLDRLVDAPVYAASISRQIELVSGGPQPVRLDLIAGDSTKLAMGESETARLRALIAQTGRVFGPAPFRHYDAIVVLDDKVGAGGIEHLEEGENDLPADYLLQPGKQLNNQDLIAHELVHAWNGRFRQPADLWTPTFNDPVGGSLLWVYEGQTEYWGRVLAARSGMRSRQETLDKLALDAATVANRPGRAWKSLTDSTNDAIYMAGHHVGWRDWQRREDYYPEGVLLWLDVDARLRELSGNQRSLDDFAKRFFHAARPDGVVSTYTFDDVCRTLDTIAHDDWHALLTRHLDTHDDSEATAGLARAGWRLVYTAVPSDTFLQNEAEAGGLDLDYSIGAIVDDEGVVDSVAWDSPAFRAGLSPGTRILTVDGTPYSREALRLATARSTAMIRLEISTDGERRSLGINYAGGLRYPHLERIAGSPDRLSALLMSR